The window cagagaataaaaaaattgaaggacaCTACGTAGagatattttgtataaaattacTTGATTCTGTATAATTTGAATATTGTAATCTGTGCTATTGAGTTGATAATGATGCATTTCCTACTATAGGTGGGATTATGGTCCAGCATATGGAGCAGAAATGGGTGTTGGGAGTGACTCCTGGAAACAATACATGAGACACTCCACAAGGTAAGTCTCAGTAGAATTTAGTGTGTTAAATTATCTGTTGGCCTAGGGAATAAACTTTGGATAGGAAGCCATCTTTTGTACTGGAATACGCTCAAATGCAAATTTCATCATTAGGAAAGTACAATACCAAAATTAAGTCAGGCTGACATGTGGGCTTAAAATGTAGTAGTATTAACTAGATATGCAGTCAGAGTGGTACCTCAACTTGCAGTTTCAATGTATAAAGATACATCAAACACATCCAGTAAATTGGCACAAAAACTTTATTTCCCACTCATATAGTTTGTCTTGAAATATGCTTATCAAATAGATTCTTCTTATTGAATAACATGGGAATGGAAGTTCAATTTTTAGCCTATCTATCCAGTGTTGTGTTTGAGGGACATCACACAGCTGCCAGCTGCTATTGAATATAATGAACCTGACATACTAAATGAGATATGTTGGGCAAAAAAAACTAGTAGAATCTTTTCCCGTACAAGTAGAGCTTGGATTTTGTATGATTCACATTAAAATCTTTCCAATCAGTTGGACTCAATATGCTGTTCTTCAAAAGCTTCTTTTCCCTGGATACCAGAAAGGggtcttgaaaaaaaaaaaggtggagATGATCCAGTACTGTTTATGCGGTGAAAATTGGGCTTTGATGTTGATTTTACAATGAAAATGAAGGTATTGAAAAGTCAAACTCTTCATCAGGCTCTTTAGAGCCTAAATGGTATCTGGGAATGACCAGTACTGAAGTAGCAGAGTCTTGCTCCTTACTTATGTCTCATGTCATGCACCCTGATCATACGGAGGATTGAGTAGCTATCTAGAGCAGCTATGAAGTTCTTGGGATAGCACCTTGCATTAATGATGACTCTATCTATTAACCATGAATTTTGACAAAGACACCAAACACTAATGCTTTAACAGGGTCAATGTCCAAAATATAAGATATGGGAATACCAGTATACCACATACACATAATAAACgtcgtaaaaatatatttaaaagtcgttattttacaatattatcACTCTATCTGCTCATAAAAATATCTCTCGATAAGATGAATATACCCGTGAAAAAACATATGTTCACCTTTTCAAAACAATGTGCTAGGATTCGATTTCTTTTGTATAACAATGAgcctcacaaaaaaaaaaaatgttaagaagtcattattttaatatttttatattatattttagagtTTAGACTCACCATTTTTCTGaatgttaaacaaaaaattgaatatcTTTTTGTAATACCATTGACATTGTCCTTGTACTGTTTATGCATATTTAAGTATGGATTCAAGTATTTGAATTATATAGAAGTGTCCACTCAAATATctgaattgaaaaatataagaaGTGTCTTATTTTGAAGCTCTTTATATGTTTAATTGATCTTTGTGGTCAATGTAGGGTCACAGAAATCACGTAAAAGAAGATCCATGATGATTCGCACGTTTAGTTCCTGTTCAGTATCTAAGGTATTAGTAGAAAAATGGGGACAGAAGTTGGCAATGCTCTTAAAAAGCTCTGCCTTATTGGATTAACTAGGCCATTTTTCATTGAGGGTGTACTTGCACGAGGAGTAGAACGCGGATTGATTTCATGAGCACTACAAGAGGGGTTAGGTAAACTACCTTTTAAACAAAAGTgcataatttgaaattatttcgGTGACCCATGAAATGATGGATTCCATTCAGTAAAACACTTGACTGTTTTGATGATTGAGAATGGAGCTAATTTATGAGGCAATACAATAGCAGTGAGGACAAGTTTAACATACCGCATTGTTCTTAGAAAATACTCTTTTTCACATGGAAAATCAATGACTTTATGTAGGTGCGTATTTTttcaatattgttttatttgaaggtTACTACTACTTCAAACTCGGTGCATGCCATGTAGCACCACTTTGTAGTCTGTTcccatttattaaaaaataatattttgtacagGTTTCTTTTGATTATGGTTTTGAACCATAGGAAACTCCTTTCAATACTTCATTGCTTCTAACATTCGTTTCTCTTCTACTTAATTTCTAGCATCAAATTAAGAGAATCCCGATGCTTCTACGTAATCTCAAAGTCTGTCTCCGAGAAATTATAGTTAGACACCACAATACGTGATCTTATAAGTTGTTGTTGactctttcaattttttgatGAACCTATATGAAGAAAATAGTAgatgattttgatattttactCTAACAAAAACACGTAAGCACAAACTTTGAAAATCTGTAAGTAGTAAACTTAACTGGTCGAAAAAAACGTAGAGTGAATgagttcttatttatttattgatatatttttatctttttatcatGTTCTTCTAGTTAATGAGGTCCAGGTCTTCAACAAAAACACGCAAATGGCAATAAAACGACATATAATGTAATTGATAATGATCCGATATGTTGGATGTGTATACTGTccccactctctctctctctctttgtctGTTTCGATGTATATTATGTTACAATTTGCAGAAAACTCCTGGAGAAGATGCATCCTGAAGGTTCACATCAGGCACAACACAACCATGTTCGTCTTATTCATGTTATACTGCATATCCTTGGCGACAAAAACGTGAATTGGGGTGTTCTGATAAAGAGCACTAATTGCTTATGCAAAAGGTTCCAAGTGGATGATCATATAggaaaagttaataaactttaTATCCTGTAACGCAAGAATGCAATGCAATTCAGGTATGAAAAAGCAGCATCACAAGGCATTCAGTTATAAGCGTTAGAAAAAggtacaaaaaatgaaaacgtGCTACTTGCAGCTTCATTCCAGTCCAGTGCATTCTTATTGTGACCCGAGCTCTAATCTAAATTTTGTCTGGCATACAAATACTAACTGGAGCTTGGAAATGCTAAACTTTTCCGACAAAAGCGATGGCACTTTCACTTGAGGGAAATTTCGCTGCACCTTCGTTTTGTGTCAATATCTCGCATGCAAATGCCCCAATTAATCAACTTTccttaacttctttttatttatttatttaataaagccATTACTGTTAAATGGACATgcttaaaattgaaacaaacagcTAAGCACACCTGGAATTattagtctggaaaaggtttaaGATTCTCATATTCTTTTATGCATACGTACAGCTATAGCCAATGAACACAAAATTGTTTCTTTTAAGGAGTGCTTGAGCCTTGAGCCAGCCATCATAATCACAACTTTGCGCTGTCTTTTTGTTCTGATTCGAATTTATTAGTTAGGTAATTACAAGAGTTTTCAGCTTTAATTCCTTAAAGCAGATTTCCTTAACAACCCCAATaccaaaaaaactaaattaacaaCATATGGAAAAACAGAACCAGAATGAAGCAATAAAAATCCGGTGGAATATCCATGAGGTTTTCATGTGTTTTTAGTACCATTTTTAAACCAGAATTGGAGTTTCCTGTTGACAATTGTGTAATAAAGATTAGCATGTCAACATAAgtaaaactctaattttgattAGAAAAAGTATCAAAAGCACATAAGAAACTGTATCTAATTTTTGTCTAATTCTGCAGAAGATACTGAAAAGGCAAACAAACAGAATAGAAGAACTAAATTTTAGAATTTGCTAATCAGTCTGTATATACATTGAAGATCATAGAAAAAAAGGAGCTAGTAGCGAAGCCATGGAACAAAACCCCTCAATCAATCTAAACAGAAAGGGCTAATGTTAGAGAGCCTTCGTTATAGATTTCTAAAACCTGTCAGTCACAGAAAAACACACGCTCCATACTTTACCTGCTGCAACTAAAAGAGTCTGATAAAGCAAACTAAAAAGACCTTTTTAACCCGAGATAGAAGAGAAACAACTCTCCGATCGAAGGAAGTGTGAGGCACGAACTCCGTCCACGGACGGAAGAGCCCCACTCGAGTTCGATCGGAGAGGCCTGGGAGAGTCGAGGCTCCTCCGGAGAACGCGTCCCATGGCGAAGATGGGGTGCTCTGTTTTATTATTGGTAACCGCAGATGATCTGAACTCTCTGCAGAAGCTGATGTGGCGGTCCAGCGCTTCTTCCGTGGTGATGAGACTATCTGATCTCACCACCTCGTGCTTCACAGCCTCCACGCACAGCCCACACAGCCAGTGACCCTGGTACCTCTGACGCACCCTCGTGATGTACGCAGGGGTGCATTCCTCTGTGAACCCGCACGAGTCGCATTTCACACACTCAACTTCCACCTGAGAAACGCTTTTCACTGAAGGACTCTGAGTCTCTGAACCTGAAATTGCCATGGCTTGCTGGAACAGGAATAGAACAGAACTTGCAAGATCACTCTTTCTCTCTCGGTAGTAATAATATAGGGAGGGACACAGGGAGTTAACACAGATTTATGTTGTCCTATGATAATAAACTaatgttagaaaaataaaaaaaagtgttatttaTATTAGTATAAATGACTGTAAGCATGATATATCAGGGTCCTTGAAATGGATTAGACATGAGTCACTGACGAGCTTTTAACTTGTCATTTTGGTGTTTCTTGTCACGTGTCACTCCTTGCATATGGCAGCATGGAAAACTAACCTGATTGGCTGGTAGTAGATCGTTGTCATTTGTTTGATTTTGGCACATTTATCTAATTTTCAACCGTTTAAGTTTATCTTGTTAATCTGATAAACAGGTATGTAGAAGAAAAATACTGCAATAAAACGGGATCGTTGCTTGGTAGCCTCCAAACTTGTGACATCTCACTCCTCAGTGTCTATCATATTTTTGATAATTGCCAGTGCTTATTGGAAACTATAGTGTATATTTCGCTTTTTTGGGACGTGGGATTAGTTTGACTCAATTTTGATCGAAATTCGTTTCACTTTGTCGTCAATTACAATCTAGGCATCATTCTTAAGTTACTTGTACGTGTATGCTAaggaaatttcttttatttgaatcCGTGATCGTATTCATTGTTATTTGCTAACTTGTAGGTATTGATTGTCAATTATTTTGACATGTGAAAAGCAGCTTGTTGTCTTAATGTGTTTTATGTCTCTTCAAGACTGATGCAGGTGTGCAATCAAacattacatacatgcatatactatatgatatgtatgtatatgtatgtatgtatatgtatcCATGTATTGGATTGTGGCTTTACTTTGAAAGCTGTTCCTGTAATTTGGTCCATAAGATTGGCATGACATGTCATACAAAAAATTAGTGTCATTTaatgttcaaacttcaaactgCACTTGATATAGTTATTTTTCAACTGCACCCGCCATTCTTTTCCGGTATAACTACGTGCTTCTTAAGTGTCACTTTGTTCAATTAATATAGGTATGAGCAACCCATCAAATGATTAGAGGAAAACAGTTAGCCCATAGTAAGATTGGGTGTATTTTGGCTAAAACCAAGTAGTTCCCATGTGTTGAACTGTTGATAGGAAAAACATGGACTGGCTAATGACTAATATGTGTTAACTTTCCTCAAGTTAGAACTCTATTATGTGGCAAAGGACCCACCCAAATGAGAATGGATTTCAACCTCAATGATTGCTAACTAAACtctccaaaaaagaaaaattaagttatGTGACATCATGCTCAAGCTTGGTTCTggaagttttatttgttttcacatTTCAAATCTTCCACTTCTCACTCAATAGTCCAAGTTTACTGGAGATGCCACATCCACTTTCAGCTTTAGCTCACCAAAAAGCAAAAACTACCAATTGCAGGGGGAAACATTCACGCATATTATATTGTCTCCATCTTCCAAAGGAATCACTACAAGAAGATAAGGCGTTCTTGTTGTATGTGGTTTCGCAAAGTTGACATAAAACTCTTATAGGCAAAAAGTGAACCACATCTTGAGTACAAGATTTTTGTAAGACATTATTATGGCTATATCTATAGAGGATTCTACCTGTCACAAAGGCTAAAGTTTTGGATGAAGTAGTATACAGCAAGATTAAAGATTACAATTCTAAAATCCAGGGTTTGCTCAAGGTTATAGCAGATGGTAtcactattttttgtttcataagTAAGGCTACAGTCCTGGCCTGCCAAATAATTTATGAGCAGAGTGCTTTCATGTTTTGACGAGTTTGTTAAGTTCTTTTCTTTCAAGTTCATACCAAAGGGCTATTTTACTTTAGTTCATCTTAAATGTGACGATATTAAACATGCCCTAACCAAGTGGTAGATGTGGCCCTTGAAGTGCGGGACTCAGATGGCTCCTTATTGCCTATCTTATTGACTCATTCATTGTATGAAAATGACATTGCAATGACTTAAAATTAGCCATGTGCAAGTTTTGCCATTTCTTCTAGAGTGACGTAGACACAAGTGATAAGTGGGCATCATGATATTGAAGGCGAGGTTACTTCTGTTAACCAGAAAACAGGTGCAAAGGGCTAATCCTCGTAATGTATGTGACAAATCAAGATTCAAATTCCCAGCCGGAGAGATACTTACATTTAGTGCCCATGACTACTCAAACAGAATTGTCTCAGACAGAAAATATATgtgagaaacaaaaaataaaagacctgGGACTTGTATCCACCAACAAGAGTAAGGTTGTAATCTATAATAAGTGAAGGAATCTTTTCCTATTGGGACCAGTGACTACAAAATGATACATCAAGGAGTGGTGCCTTTTGAGATGCatgaatgaataaatattacttTCAAGACTTTTTGTACCTGGTTGGAGACAAAATATTGAAGAAGTATGTCTGTCGTGATTCGCGAGCAACCTGCACTGGTTTCAATATGGTATTTAGGAAGAGTCAAAATCTTGAGCTAGTGATTTGTTAGCCAGTAGGGATAAAATTGAAGGCCAAGTGACCCCTGGTCCATGTGGTTGGCCCCATGACTGCAACACTCATCATATCCAAAGCCAAAGGGTTCTGCTGGCAATCAGTTTAACGGACAAATAACCTGTTATAGAGTATAGATTTTTAAGGTTTTACTTATCTTTGCAGCCTCTAGCTGTGAatctttcaattttcaaatggtTGAACCAGGTTTAGGGATGATGTGATAGAAGCATTAATTATTCAGTGGATGTTCACTCTTGCTGTTTTTGGCACTAAACTTGGTCTCCACTACTACTTGCATTTTGATGTGCTAAAGGATATACCTATGGGGACGTACGTATACGGAATAATGGACGAGGTTCCAAACAGACTAGAAGATTATTAGCGTGGTTGGTTCCACATCTTACACATGATTTTCCACCTTTAGTGAGAAGCTAATAAATATAGGTTCTACATATCAGTTGTTATTTTTCACTTCTCAACATATTTTCAAGCATGCACTATCTTGTGGTGTATGAAGTTTGGAAGCTTATTCCTTGATGAGATTCTCCTGTCCACTCCCGTTGCCTTCCACCTAAAAAGCAGTGCTATTTTTGTGCTATTCTATATTGATAAGCTGCCCATCAAGCTTTCTGACTTTTATGCTCCTGATGCCTGATGTGTCGTTCTCTGGTCACTTAATACTTCAGGTAATattaatgttaattgttagCATATTTAAATTGTGAAGGATTATAGTCACCAAACATGAAGATTCAAACATGATGTTGACTTGGTTTTCTTCAATATCAATTTCATGGTTGTGTTTGATTTCACATTAGAGAATTGATTTTTAAGTttagaattgattttggatcAATTTTGACATGTTTGATTCACATTGAAAAAGTATTGAGAATTGATTATGAGTTTAGAATTGATTTTAggttaaaataactttaaataacttttgtgttagatctaaaattttatataaagtcttactcataatttaattttatgataaaaatatccaaacataAATTAGATCACTTCAAAGTCATTTTtaagcaaaataaattttattcaaaatcaattttatcgaCTCTCaatcatgtaattaattaactacAAGGCTAATTAATTAAGCTGGACTACCTGATAAATAAGAAGGCAATGGTTATGCAGGTAAATGTGGTGACTGATTGCAAAGATGATCAGTAAGTTTGATGATCATGAGGGAAAGTGATGTTTTTTATGACTTCAGTTTTTCAACttcacttaaaaaacaaaacaaaacaaaaattgccGTGTGCGTAGAAATGGTAACTGACAGCTTCAACTTTTTATTGAATAAGGGTGTCTTCAGTCTTCACTTTGTATGTCATCTTCTGATATGAAAAATGTATGCATACGGTACTGTCCtgatatttgaattattttttgtgttcctTTTTTCCTAGTCAGTTCCAGAACTAGATCTCtgtaatgaaaaagaaaagagtttgtAGAGTCCCTAGAAAGACAACCTTAATAAATTGGCACCATCACTCATACTTCTCAGTGTAACAAGAAAAATGAGATAATGTTAGTTTAGGCAGTGATATATTAATCCCCTTAACATACCGAAAATTCCATCTATACCCTCAGCAAGAATCCCGTAAAACCATATCATAAAAgtttattgatatattttgtgTACAAAGCAAATGGactttgattcttgaataatCAATATCATTTATACTTTTATTGTAACATAAGATTCACTTTTCATatcaataattatgattttaagtGTGAACAATTCTTCAATATCTTATACATTTACAACAAAACCTTTTCTTCCTGTGATGGTAAaagacatgtttttttttttttaaccttgtGTAATATGTTTTTCCACAAAATGAATTGAGGAGAATTTTGTTTATAGAAATCCGTGTAGGATTGATAGCCACGCATTACTGTCATTACAGTTAAGGTTAATTTGTTAACTTTGACATGTACCATTAATGGGACTCGACAATAATAACGCAATAGGGGAGGTGACAGAAAATCTCATGCAGTAAACATAATGAACATATGCAGATCGGATTAAGAGAAAGGGagacaagaagaagaaaaatgacacatgatttttaaataaatttcttcccatatactattaaattaaaatatttattttgaatgataattatatttttcagttaCTCACCCTAACTCTCACTCTCATGTTCTTTTCCTAAGTTTGCGTCTTTCTCATTCATGCTCATTCTTAATTTGTACTTACTAGTTGGATTTGTTATTATTTGAAAActatatctataaataaataaatttatcatttttaaaatatttagtatcatataaaatatgatgACATTAAAActgagtaaaaaaattaattatatgaaatttattCTGATTGATTGTTTCTccaaattataaattcaaaataaaatagtaaatataaatttataattttttaaattaaaatttattaaacttgtacgttatataatatttttaaaaaaataaaattgttatcggtttataatttattaaaaacaattgaTTATAAATAGAACTTTTAAGTATTATgtgaatatttcaaaattaatcatGTTGATGGTCAAATTTTCATAAGGtaatctttataaaataaaatatatcaaatattatagtttattaaagtaaattatgaaatatttccttattatctatatatttcatatttattaatatttaaataagaaaaaagaaaaatataaaataattaacttaactCTAAAATCATTAAGGAGGTGCACTGAATTAGGATTTCAATACAAAGAAGTCTTATGGTATTCAATCAAGATTcttaaatagtataaataaattttgtggtattcaattaaaacttttaatttttttaaagaaatctcAAATATACTCATTTCCTCTTATAccacttttttatttgttttttaaattaaattaatatgtacCAAGACTAACCATGCATTTTTCTTATACTGATTATATTCATTACTTGTTTGACACAGTGTTTTCGTGATGATCATCCTTTGTTTCGTAATCCACATAATTCATTAACTCTTCTACCAATTTTTCATCCTCACTACTTCCTTCTAATATATGCTTATTATTGCATTTCATTTAAATATGTcgttaaatttataatgaaataattatagtaatacaaaaaattaagaaactgaCCTATTACTTTAAATCTATTATTTAAATCCACACGTGAGAATGAGAATAAGTTATTATAAGAAAGGTTAGTATAGaaagatataaaattagaatcaatataattattaaaagattaaaaacttatattatttttattttttatccaaaacctcatcatttttattattttttactaactcttgtaattttaaagttttttaaaaaattcataaaatccgTTCAAATcttgtaaatatataaaatcctttcaaattcttatgatataaatccattaaaatccAAATTAGCAAATAGAAAATTTAGCATAGTGCCATAGGCCCATAGCAAATTCATGCTTGATTAGTTCTAGAATTGGTCATCTGAACCACTATGAAATTACATTTATATTCTATTTAATACAatagatatatattaaattacatttcatattattattaaataattttttgtgactAAATAGCATTtatatcaaacatatttttatttacatattttagtgttttttgcaaactttttttttaatttacaatattagcactatttttttacaagatgtaataataataataataataataataataataataataa of the Glycine max cultivar Williams 82 chromosome 13, Glycine_max_v4.0, whole genome shotgun sequence genome contains:
- the LOC100800301 gene encoding uncharacterized protein, which produces MAISGSETQSPSVKSVSQVEVECVKCDSCGFTEECTPAYITRVRQRYQGHWLCGLCVEAVKHEVVRSDSLITTEEALDRHISFCREFRSSAVTNNKTEHPIFAMGRVLRRSLDSPRPLRSNSSGALPSVDGVRASHFLRSESCFSSISG